One window from the genome of Blastopirellula retiformator encodes:
- a CDS encoding right-handed parallel beta-helix repeat-containing protein produces MSLCTCVWRAQRDDSRQLSAFIFPSQSESTMLFSRSRKTKNNAPSSRNRRLGILQKLEDRQLLAGDAYPDSPMEDQAAEVGSPIAGDTSAGDSGSGATQTEGTSIDGSQLSLNAPNLPATPASGGASLRVAADGSAEFASIQEAIDAASAGDTITIAEGTYAEALTINGNDLTVVGEGNVTITDGGAGHGIYVGGSRIEINGVTVSGVLSEGTNGYGASGVVIAGQDIRLIDVNANNNGTAGFQTLESASNVLIQGGVAYNNSYAGLALGGGNHITVRGTEFYNTGTSDSGEGNFQYYGIVADNTGNVQLVNGTPTYIEDQLPMSDIRLEEINVHDHLRYGIRISAENGSLSTRPSGRIDTSNFALVDSLITDNGSETSSWVGGLYHHGGVLLQHIQGGFVAGNVIQGNYTWGVDVYNSSNVAFVSNMIVANNRGDATPDVTIQSAGLEINGGQSNQVIGNVIAGHNAGVFSSWIPDTGDDFSTEYAVGSIVIRNNIMAANAETDFELIVPERIDRTIENNLIQSMPAWLIQYIEDDAVPGFTQNNYLSVDPLFVDVAAGNFAFQDGSPANEILAGATLADPGSGNTDPGSNTDDSSPQTIRQLILGHSLINHFVDGDDPQNMGGTAVPYWIHQFASAGDNTYLVDGQWYSAESFNSGQELSVQWGFQGGAEGVWDSETPLGAADFQSVVLSPYNYIQQHAPADDVSEYLPLIDYLTAAEPGIEVQIYEGWPDMSPFLTAFPATDAEFANYAEYSLGDYQAWFDTLIDSLRAARPDVTFRPIEVNEALIGLLNDSELGLQGRLSGVTQTDLFSDDAPHGTETTYFLAAIATYSENFGQPIPADYVAPESIHPLVRANLADISEFIFQTVTDGSSTGIGDPSDDPGTGDPAVDAGFGDYLLTLENAIAEGTSADQASVRAALEASLAEVTLPISADRFWSDMGDVVGRAIDTLGLPDAEADIVWEQHDLIGNQYLTGEDLSDATEDPYPAVDAGFRDYLLTLENAIAEGTSADQASVRAALEALLAEATLPISADRFWSDMGDVVGRTIDTLGLTDAEVDIVWEQHDLIGNQYLTGETVYNGSEDTVD; encoded by the coding sequence ATGTCGCTGTGCACCTGCGTATGGCGGGCCCAGCGCGATGATTCACGGCAACTTTCCGCTTTTATCTTCCCGTCACAATCGGAGTCTACGATGCTCTTTTCACGCTCGCGAAAAACAAAAAACAATGCCCCATCCTCAAGAAACCGAAGACTGGGAATTCTTCAGAAACTGGAGGATCGCCAGTTGCTTGCGGGGGATGCGTATCCTGATTCGCCCATGGAAGATCAAGCAGCCGAAGTCGGCTCGCCGATTGCCGGTGATACGAGTGCTGGTGACTCCGGCTCGGGGGCAACGCAAACAGAGGGCACGTCCATCGATGGCAGCCAACTCTCGCTTAACGCTCCCAACCTTCCAGCGACACCTGCGTCCGGCGGAGCATCCTTGCGAGTTGCAGCGGACGGATCGGCAGAATTCGCCTCCATCCAGGAAGCAATTGATGCTGCGTCGGCCGGTGACACCATCACCATCGCCGAAGGTACCTACGCCGAGGCTTTGACGATCAACGGTAACGACCTCACCGTCGTGGGAGAAGGAAATGTGACGATCACCGACGGCGGCGCGGGCCACGGGATCTACGTTGGTGGATCGCGGATCGAAATCAACGGCGTCACAGTGTCCGGAGTCTTGAGCGAAGGGACGAATGGCTATGGAGCTAGCGGTGTCGTGATTGCTGGTCAAGACATTCGCTTGATCGACGTGAATGCGAACAACAACGGCACAGCTGGTTTCCAAACGCTCGAGTCGGCATCGAACGTCTTGATTCAGGGAGGCGTAGCCTACAACAATTCGTACGCCGGACTTGCGTTGGGGGGTGGCAATCACATCACGGTTCGCGGCACCGAATTCTACAACACCGGGACGTCTGATTCTGGCGAAGGCAACTTTCAGTACTACGGAATCGTGGCGGACAATACCGGGAACGTTCAACTCGTCAACGGAACGCCGACATACATCGAAGACCAACTGCCGATGTCCGACATACGACTGGAAGAGATTAACGTTCACGACCACCTTCGATACGGCATCCGCATTTCGGCCGAGAACGGGTCACTCAGCACTCGTCCCAGTGGCCGCATCGACACAAGCAACTTCGCGCTCGTTGATTCGCTGATCACCGACAACGGTTCGGAAACTTCGTCATGGGTTGGCGGCCTGTATCATCATGGTGGCGTTCTGCTGCAGCACATTCAAGGCGGTTTCGTTGCCGGAAACGTCATCCAAGGAAACTACACCTGGGGGGTCGACGTCTACAACAGTTCTAACGTTGCGTTCGTCAGCAACATGATCGTCGCCAACAATCGCGGCGACGCGACGCCTGACGTGACGATCCAATCGGCTGGCTTGGAAATCAACGGTGGCCAAAGCAATCAAGTCATCGGCAACGTGATTGCTGGACATAACGCCGGGGTGTTTTCCAGTTGGATTCCCGATACGGGCGATGACTTTTCGACCGAGTATGCGGTCGGTTCGATCGTGATTCGCAATAACATCATGGCGGCGAACGCAGAAACCGATTTCGAGCTGATCGTTCCAGAACGGATCGACCGGACGATCGAAAACAACTTGATTCAATCCATGCCTGCGTGGTTGATCCAATACATCGAAGACGACGCCGTCCCTGGCTTCACACAGAACAACTATCTGTCGGTCGATCCGCTGTTCGTTGACGTGGCAGCAGGCAACTTTGCGTTCCAAGATGGAAGTCCGGCGAATGAGATCTTGGCTGGTGCGACGCTGGCTGATCCTGGTTCTGGTAACACGGATCCAGGTTCAAACACTGACGATTCATCACCGCAAACCATTCGGCAACTGATTCTTGGGCATAGCCTGATCAATCACTTTGTCGATGGCGACGACCCGCAAAACATGGGTGGCACTGCTGTGCCGTATTGGATTCACCAATTCGCATCGGCCGGCGACAACACTTATTTAGTCGATGGCCAATGGTACTCGGCGGAGTCCTTTAATAGCGGCCAAGAATTGTCGGTTCAGTGGGGATTCCAAGGCGGAGCCGAAGGCGTCTGGGATTCTGAAACGCCACTGGGCGCCGCAGATTTCCAATCCGTTGTGCTCTCGCCGTACAACTACATCCAGCAGCACGCGCCGGCTGACGACGTAAGCGAGTACTTGCCGCTGATCGATTACTTGACGGCAGCTGAGCCGGGTATTGAAGTTCAGATCTATGAAGGCTGGCCTGACATGTCGCCATTCCTCACAGCCTTCCCGGCGACCGATGCCGAATTCGCCAACTACGCTGAATACTCGCTGGGCGATTATCAAGCGTGGTTCGATACCCTGATCGATTCGCTTCGCGCGGCCCGCCCCGATGTGACATTCCGTCCGATCGAAGTAAACGAAGCACTGATCGGATTGCTGAACGATAGCGAGCTTGGCTTGCAAGGACGTCTGTCCGGCGTAACTCAGACCGACTTGTTCTCCGACGACGCGCCACATGGAACGGAAACGACTTACTTCTTGGCTGCGATCGCGACGTACAGCGAGAACTTCGGCCAGCCGATTCCTGCGGACTATGTAGCACCCGAAAGCATCCACCCGCTGGTCCGGGCGAACCTTGCCGACATCAGTGAGTTCATTTTCCAAACCGTCACGGATGGCTCATCAACAGGAATTGGCGATCCGTCCGATGATCCGGGAACAGGCGATCCCGCCGTGGACGCTGGTTTCGGAGATTACTTGTTGACGCTTGAGAACGCGATTGCCGAAGGAACTTCTGCGGATCAAGCCAGTGTCCGGGCGGCGTTGGAAGCATCGCTGGCCGAAGTAACTCTGCCCATCAGTGCCGATCGATTCTGGAGCGACATGGGCGATGTGGTTGGTCGCGCGATCGACACCTTGGGTTTGCCGGACGCTGAAGCCGACATCGTTTGGGAACAGCATGACTTGATTGGCAATCAGTATTTGACGGGCGAAGATCTTTCCGATGCGACGGAAGACCCGTATCCCGCCGTGGACGCTGGTTTCCGAGACTACTTGTTGACGCTTGAGAACGCGATTGCCGAAGGAACTTCTGCGGATCAAGCCAGTGTCCGGGCGGCGTTGGAAGCATTGCTGGCCGAAGCAACTCTGCCCATCAGTGCCGATCGATTCTGGAGCGACATGGGCGATGTGGTTGGTCGCACGATCGACACCTTGGGTCTGACGGATGCTGAAGTCGACATTGTCTGGGAACAGCATGACTTGATTGGCAATCAGTACCTGACTGGCGAAACCGTGTACAACGGAAGTGAAGATACCGTCGATTAA
- a CDS encoding protein kinase domain-containing protein, whose product MLAEDITTDCPDARKLSDFLLGLLSDEESSLISQHIDQCDVCCKALEQIPDDHLASLARRATQVDVETLHNCSGDTDALGGTIAAKAGAQQPNQFPAELIDHPRYRLIQLIGFGGMGEVYRAEHRVMNREVALKVVRKDLVSSPEAISRFRNEVRAASMLSHPNIVTALDAERIGQSHVLAMELVNGSNLAEVVAENGPLDVDKAVDMIRQIASGLDHAHSHQMAHRDLKPMNVLLDRDGRARILDFGLATVRQDLDGSGELPQASVGLTSSMMRMGTPDYMSPEQAKDPRSADIRSDIYSLGCTFFFLLFGKPPFDEATAIEKLSSHLLVEPTIPESLPSHIADVLRRMLAKSPEQRYQTPSQLLQALDQLSAAPIPSKPIRAARVPKPLVQSVLAGILALVALGSVGLLVNNFRSDPNALGVPASPTATQRVLVVAPMLTYLPDYTSVKEALADFPNIEVVTASDELNFEAEGDNAQLISVQADLTLAQVDAQQFDAVVFIGGDIKTLLVDESVRSQVERIVGAIRRKQGIVAGICGGVHVLGQLDELTGFRVAGNRLPEVPDLEAARTIADFRKQVVADRGVVTATDPEWVDRFAGELVRSMGGSQSKSNTAD is encoded by the coding sequence ATGTTGGCTGAAGACATCACGACAGATTGCCCCGATGCGAGAAAGTTGAGTGACTTTTTGCTGGGGTTGTTGAGTGATGAAGAATCATCGTTGATCTCCCAGCACATCGATCAATGCGATGTATGTTGCAAGGCGCTCGAGCAAATCCCCGATGATCACCTGGCGTCACTTGCGCGCCGAGCCACGCAAGTCGATGTCGAGACGCTGCACAACTGCAGTGGCGACACTGACGCATTGGGCGGAACGATCGCAGCCAAGGCCGGCGCGCAGCAACCGAATCAGTTTCCCGCTGAGCTAATCGACCATCCGCGTTACCGACTGATCCAGCTGATCGGTTTTGGAGGCATGGGCGAAGTCTATCGTGCCGAACATCGAGTCATGAATCGTGAAGTGGCTTTGAAGGTCGTGCGAAAGGATTTGGTTTCCAGCCCCGAAGCGATCTCGCGATTTCGCAACGAAGTTCGTGCGGCTTCGATGTTGTCGCACCCGAACATCGTCACCGCGCTGGATGCCGAGAGAATCGGGCAAAGTCATGTTTTGGCGATGGAGTTGGTCAACGGATCGAACCTCGCCGAAGTTGTCGCGGAAAACGGGCCTCTTGATGTCGATAAGGCCGTCGACATGATCCGTCAAATCGCGAGCGGACTGGATCACGCGCATTCGCATCAGATGGCGCACCGCGATTTGAAGCCGATGAATGTGCTGCTGGATCGCGATGGTCGAGCGAGAATCCTCGATTTTGGGCTCGCGACGGTTCGGCAAGATCTCGATGGCAGCGGCGAGCTACCGCAAGCATCCGTCGGGCTGACGTCTTCGATGATGCGGATGGGCACGCCCGATTACATGTCGCCCGAGCAGGCAAAGGACCCGCGCAGCGCCGATATTCGGTCGGACATTTACAGTTTGGGTTGTACGTTCTTCTTTCTGCTGTTCGGTAAGCCGCCGTTTGACGAAGCGACCGCGATCGAGAAATTGTCGTCGCATCTGCTTGTGGAGCCAACGATTCCGGAAAGCCTTCCGAGCCATATCGCCGACGTCTTACGAAGAATGTTGGCGAAGTCGCCCGAACAGCGATACCAAACGCCATCACAGCTATTGCAGGCACTCGATCAACTCTCAGCGGCGCCGATTCCTAGCAAACCAATCAGAGCGGCCCGTGTACCCAAGCCACTTGTGCAATCTGTATTGGCTGGGATCCTGGCACTTGTCGCGCTCGGATCAGTTGGATTGCTGGTGAACAACTTCCGTTCAGATCCTAACGCACTCGGTGTTCCCGCTTCGCCCACCGCGACGCAACGCGTTTTGGTCGTCGCGCCCATGCTGACTTACTTGCCTGACTATACCTCGGTAAAAGAAGCCCTCGCAGACTTTCCGAATATCGAAGTGGTGACGGCGTCCGACGAACTGAATTTTGAAGCGGAAGGCGATAACGCTCAGCTGATTTCGGTTCAAGCCGACTTAACGCTCGCCCAAGTCGACGCTCAGCAATTCGATGCGGTCGTGTTTATTGGAGGCGACATCAAGACGTTACTGGTTGACGAATCAGTGCGGTCCCAAGTCGAACGAATTGTCGGAGCGATCCGCCGCAAGCAAGGTATCGTCGCAGGCATCTGCGGAGGAGTCCACGTGCTGGGCCAGCTTGATGAACTGACTGGATTCCGAGTCGCGGGTAACAGATTACCGGAAGTACCTGATCTCGAGGCCGCTCGAACCATCGCAGACTTCCGCAAACAGGTTGTTGCCGACCGAGGCGTTGTCACAGCGACTGATCCCGAATGGGTAGATCGATTTGCGGGCGAACTGGTCCGCAGTATGGGTGGGTCCCAATCGAAGAGTAACACAGCTGACTAG
- a CDS encoding RNA polymerase sigma factor, with the protein MDSTSTSLLARATLHGDGESWQRFHDVYAPLIRNWLSRQNVFGSDADDLTQDVLIVVLRKLPAFQHNGRSGAFRRWLRLIVVNVVRDSIKKKRVQVSSHEGVSHLLSELEDESSSISQQWGREHDLEVTRRMLDQLKTSFEPKTWEAFDLLTREELPAKEVAMRLSISVASVYQAKSRVLSRLRQSAGDLLEE; encoded by the coding sequence TTGGATTCGACGTCTACCAGTCTGTTAGCGAGAGCCACTCTTCATGGCGATGGCGAATCTTGGCAGCGTTTTCATGATGTCTACGCGCCGCTGATCCGAAATTGGTTGTCGCGGCAAAACGTTTTTGGCAGCGATGCAGATGATTTGACGCAGGATGTTCTGATCGTTGTCCTGCGCAAGTTGCCCGCATTTCAACACAATGGCCGCTCCGGCGCATTTCGCCGCTGGTTGCGTTTGATCGTCGTGAATGTTGTGCGGGATTCGATCAAAAAGAAACGAGTTCAAGTGAGTTCACATGAAGGCGTTTCGCATCTTCTTAGTGAACTCGAAGATGAATCCAGTTCGATCAGCCAACAATGGGGTCGTGAGCACGATTTGGAAGTCACCCGGCGGATGCTTGACCAGCTGAAAACGTCTTTCGAACCGAAGACCTGGGAGGCGTTCGACCTTCTGACTCGTGAAGAACTCCCGGCAAAAGAGGTTGCAATGCGGCTGTCGATCTCTGTCGCCAGCGTTTACCAAGCCAAGTCTCGCGTGCTTTCCCGGCTCCGCCAATCCGCTGGCGATTTGCTTGAAGAGTAG
- a CDS encoding polysaccharide biosynthesis/export family protein, which produces MGCTSFAHHSHPSDPLLDVPRELEMTTHPEYRVAAPDILLIEAVNNIRPPGSTLQAGDQILVQIARGLPLEPDVEQETSPLEYQAAVEFEQAFKTINAIYLVGANGAVDLGPYYGAYEVAGRTVDEAQQLVQQALKDRFGLREPQVTLILPDVAGKQAINGEHLVRPDGTVSLGVYGSVYVAGMTLEEIKSLIEAHLSRYIHQPELYVDVLSYNSKTFYVVMDGGGYGERVVRLPCTGNETVLDAIAQVQGLSEVSSRDIWVVRPAPAGTQCAQVLDVHWSEIVAEGITTTNYQILPGDRIYVEADRMISVDNALAKLISPVERVLGVVLLGTRTVQQIDNPNSNNGFGF; this is translated from the coding sequence GTGGGTTGCACCTCTTTCGCTCACCACTCGCATCCCAGCGATCCGCTGTTGGATGTGCCGCGAGAGCTGGAGATGACGACCCACCCAGAATACCGCGTCGCGGCGCCCGATATCTTGTTGATCGAGGCGGTTAACAACATTCGTCCGCCCGGCAGCACGCTACAGGCTGGCGATCAAATCTTGGTTCAAATCGCCCGCGGTCTGCCGCTGGAGCCCGATGTCGAGCAAGAGACGAGCCCGCTGGAATACCAAGCCGCCGTCGAGTTTGAGCAGGCCTTCAAGACGATCAACGCCATCTACCTGGTTGGCGCCAACGGCGCCGTCGACCTGGGCCCCTACTACGGCGCCTATGAAGTTGCCGGCCGAACCGTCGACGAAGCCCAGCAATTGGTGCAACAGGCGCTTAAAGATCGGTTTGGTCTGCGAGAGCCGCAAGTCACGTTGATCTTGCCCGACGTCGCCGGCAAACAGGCGATCAATGGCGAGCATCTGGTTCGCCCCGATGGTACCGTTTCGCTGGGCGTCTATGGCAGCGTCTACGTCGCCGGGATGACCCTGGAAGAGATCAAATCACTGATTGAAGCGCACCTGTCGCGTTACATTCATCAGCCAGAACTCTACGTCGACGTTCTCTCGTACAACAGCAAGACCTTTTACGTCGTCATGGACGGCGGCGGCTACGGCGAACGTGTCGTTCGCTTGCCCTGTACCGGCAATGAGACGGTCTTGGATGCGATCGCCCAGGTGCAGGGACTGTCTGAGGTGTCGTCACGCGATATCTGGGTCGTCCGCCCTGCCCCGGCCGGTACTCAGTGCGCCCAGGTGTTGGACGTCCACTGGAGCGAGATCGTCGCCGAAGGGATCACCACGACCAACTACCAGATTTTGCCCGGCGACCGCATCTATGTCGAAGCGGATCGAATGATCTCGGTCGACAACGCGTTGGCGAAACTGATCTCGCCGGTGGAACGCGTGCTGGGGGTCGTGCTGCTAGGAACCCGCACGGTTCAGCAGATCGACAATCCTAACTCGAACAATGGATTTGGCTTCTAG
- a CDS encoding acyltransferase family protein yields MATTAPHTTAADSAPQSDRTDAATRDFKYRPDVDGLRALAVTLVLLFHAGLGFSGGFIGVDVFFVISGFLITGLVLKQLDAGTFSLKNFWVRRIRRILPASTVMVVLVLAAGYFLLLSPEFKQLAESAIAQQLMLSNVYFWRNTGYFAGPADVKPLLHTWSLGVEEQFYIGYPILLMLLHRFFRKGAFAVLVLIAVVSLALSQYFVNRSPAATFYLLPTRAWEMLLGGLICFLPRLSAVSPRVLSACSWISLGAILGTGWFYTAEMPFPGLTAIVPCLAAAALIYVNSEQLTWPAKAMATRPLVFVGLISYSLYLWHWPLFAFYRYWLGDPGIVVAVAVLAASFALAVLSWRFVETPIRQLKPGIPAYGYFMGAATSIGAIVIVASFVIMSQGFPGKFPEAGFASTDIPINLDSTTAEAESGKLPIIGDRTSGAPKIVFCGDSHLGAVLGVLDDAFKTNGMSAAIAARGGTPLMINSWSQGNSETERQNREQWKQAVVRYVQEHDISDVVLIGRWTLYIKGELTGETGHLLHDGQSLPGEANLSEKAVERSLTRTVEELKIAGVRVWIMKQVPLQPHDTNRQIVLAKAFGIGDARGTSREWNRERHANANRIIEHLQSEGVNVLDPNPYCFDDNGFSKIFDGSTSLYHDEDHLSVYGSRYLLTDFFDQFAKQLKESPRAN; encoded by the coding sequence ATGGCGACGACGGCACCCCATACCACGGCTGCGGATTCAGCACCGCAGTCCGATCGCACTGACGCCGCCACGCGAGATTTCAAATATCGCCCCGATGTCGACGGGTTACGGGCGCTTGCCGTCACGCTGGTCTTGCTGTTTCACGCGGGGCTCGGTTTCTCGGGCGGCTTTATTGGCGTCGACGTCTTCTTTGTGATCTCCGGTTTTCTGATCACCGGGCTCGTGCTAAAGCAGCTGGACGCTGGAACCTTCAGCCTGAAGAATTTTTGGGTTCGGCGGATTCGCCGAATTTTGCCTGCTTCGACCGTGATGGTCGTGTTGGTCTTGGCGGCCGGTTATTTTCTGCTTTTATCGCCTGAATTTAAGCAACTGGCCGAATCGGCGATCGCCCAGCAGTTGATGCTGTCGAACGTCTACTTCTGGCGGAACACCGGCTACTTCGCCGGCCCAGCGGATGTCAAGCCTCTGCTCCACACCTGGTCGCTGGGCGTGGAAGAGCAGTTCTACATCGGCTATCCAATCCTGCTGATGCTGCTGCATCGTTTCTTCCGCAAAGGCGCCTTTGCGGTTTTGGTCTTGATCGCGGTCGTCTCGTTGGCGCTCAGCCAATATTTCGTCAATCGTTCGCCGGCGGCGACGTTCTATCTGTTGCCGACTCGGGCTTGGGAAATGCTACTCGGCGGCCTGATCTGCTTTTTGCCGCGACTTTCTGCGGTCAGTCCGCGGGTGCTATCCGCATGCAGTTGGATCTCGTTAGGAGCGATTCTAGGAACCGGTTGGTTCTACACGGCGGAGATGCCCTTCCCCGGCCTTACGGCGATCGTCCCTTGTCTGGCGGCCGCGGCGCTGATCTACGTGAACTCCGAACAGCTCACTTGGCCAGCCAAAGCGATGGCGACCCGACCACTGGTGTTCGTCGGCTTGATCAGTTACTCGCTCTACCTTTGGCATTGGCCGCTGTTTGCGTTTTACCGGTATTGGTTGGGCGACCCAGGAATTGTTGTGGCGGTCGCGGTGCTGGCCGCCAGCTTCGCCCTCGCGGTTCTCTCGTGGAGATTTGTCGAAACGCCCATTCGCCAACTGAAGCCGGGGATTCCCGCATATGGGTATTTCATGGGCGCCGCAACTTCGATCGGCGCGATCGTGATCGTTGCGAGTTTCGTAATTATGTCCCAAGGCTTTCCGGGTAAATTTCCGGAAGCAGGTTTCGCCAGCACCGATATCCCCATCAATCTTGACTCGACGACGGCGGAGGCCGAGAGCGGGAAACTGCCGATCATAGGCGACCGCACAAGTGGAGCCCCAAAAATCGTCTTCTGCGGAGATAGCCACCTAGGCGCAGTCCTGGGCGTCTTGGATGACGCGTTCAAAACAAATGGCATGTCCGCCGCAATCGCTGCACGGGGGGGAACGCCTCTTATGATCAACTCGTGGAGCCAAGGAAATTCGGAAACCGAGCGACAAAACAGAGAACAGTGGAAGCAAGCGGTCGTTCGCTATGTTCAAGAACACGACATTTCCGACGTGGTTTTGATCGGGAGATGGACCCTCTATATCAAAGGCGAATTAACCGGCGAAACGGGTCATCTTCTTCACGACGGTCAATCCCTGCCAGGTGAAGCGAATTTGTCCGAGAAAGCCGTAGAGCGGAGCTTGACGCGGACGGTCGAAGAATTGAAGATCGCCGGCGTCCGAGTCTGGATCATGAAACAGGTGCCGTTACAACCGCACGATACGAACCGGCAAATTGTGTTGGCGAAAGCATTTGGAATCGGTGACGCAAGAGGCACGTCAAGAGAATGGAATCGTGAACGACACGCTAACGCGAACCGAATTATCGAGCATCTTCAATCGGAAGGAGTCAACGTGCTCGATCCCAATCCATATTGCTTTGACGACAACGGATTCTCGAAGATATTTGATGGCTCCACGTCACTCTATCACGATGAGGATCATCTCTCGGTTTACGGTTCGCGATATCTGTTGACCGACTTTTTTGACCAATTTGCAAAACAGCTGAAGGAATCGCCAAGGGCGAATTAG
- a CDS encoding glycosyltransferase family 4 protein, whose translation MSTSSTESACLDLGILCDFREEKWASMDLAAEMLDQEVGNLPNCDWRPERIVPKYQPRFTWAKSLVGEKRARNIDRLYNRMRVYPRQLAKLRPYSFYHVCDHSYAHLLHGLPAGKAGVFCHDLDTFRCLIQPDRDPRPWWFRRMTQSILDGMRKAAVVFHPTMQTRREILEHGLVPAEKLVFAPNGVASEFNAEGRKEDGELLQAESPYLLNVGSCIPRKRIDLLLRIFAHVQPTWPGLRLLQIGGQWTVEHETLLDELQIRPHVTQLRGMTREQLAEYYRQAAIVVQPTEAEGFGLPIVEAIACGALVVASDIPVLREVGGEAVTYAPVGDVEEWGRALMNVKNGQCAGRSQRQSQAEKFTWQAQAEIIVGACDRLASDVGGQR comes from the coding sequence TTGTCTACGTCCAGTACCGAGTCGGCTTGCCTTGACCTTGGCATCCTCTGCGACTTTCGAGAAGAAAAATGGGCGAGCATGGACCTGGCGGCGGAAATGCTTGACCAGGAAGTCGGCAACCTCCCGAATTGCGATTGGCGGCCTGAGCGGATCGTGCCGAAATATCAGCCTCGGTTTACGTGGGCGAAATCTCTCGTCGGCGAAAAACGAGCCAGGAACATTGATCGGCTCTATAACCGCATGCGGGTTTATCCGCGACAGCTGGCGAAACTACGTCCTTACTCGTTTTATCATGTTTGTGACCACAGCTACGCCCACCTGTTGCACGGGCTACCGGCCGGCAAAGCGGGCGTGTTTTGTCACGATCTCGACACATTCCGTTGCCTGATTCAGCCAGATCGAGACCCGCGCCCGTGGTGGTTTCGCCGCATGACCCAATCGATTCTCGACGGGATGCGGAAAGCGGCGGTTGTGTTTCATCCCACCATGCAGACAAGGCGTGAAATTCTCGAGCATGGGCTGGTTCCTGCCGAAAAGCTCGTCTTTGCGCCCAACGGAGTCGCCAGCGAATTCAACGCAGAGGGACGAAAGGAGGACGGCGAACTTCTGCAGGCCGAATCCCCTTACTTGCTAAACGTCGGTAGCTGTATACCCCGGAAGCGAATCGATCTCCTGCTGCGAATATTCGCGCACGTTCAGCCGACGTGGCCCGGTTTGCGTCTCCTTCAAATCGGTGGCCAATGGACGGTGGAGCACGAGACGCTGCTCGATGAACTACAGATTCGCCCCCACGTGACGCAATTGCGTGGGATGACGCGCGAACAGCTCGCCGAATACTATCGCCAGGCGGCAATCGTCGTCCAGCCAACCGAGGCGGAAGGCTTCGGCCTGCCGATCGTCGAAGCGATCGCTTGCGGCGCACTGGTGGTCGCCAGTGACATACCGGTGCTGCGCGAGGTGGGAGGGGAGGCCGTGACTTACGCGCCGGTTGGTGACGTAGAGGAATGGGGCCGCGCGTTGATGAACGTGAAGAACGGTCAATGCGCCGGCAGGTCTCAACGACAGTCGCAGGCCGAGAAGTTTACTTGGCAAGCCCAGGCGGAGATCATTGTGGGCGCTTGTGATCGACTAGCAAGTGATGTCGGTGGCCAGCGCTAA